From one Microlunatus sp. Gsoil 973 genomic stretch:
- a CDS encoding universal stress protein has product MVGKPQGGRQMTRETVVVGIDQSVQSEAALQWAADYARRTGATLRAVAVHPRWSPSLPYSVGVAGIPMTHEPAMVQSGHVAMQHLFDSIRPESHW; this is encoded by the coding sequence ATGGTCGGCAAGCCACAAGGAGGTCGGCAGATGACCAGAGAAACCGTCGTTGTCGGAATCGATCAGTCAGTTCAGTCCGAGGCTGCACTGCAATGGGCGGCCGACTATGCGCGCCGGACCGGAGCCACACTGCGGGCTGTGGCGGTACACCCACGGTGGTCGCCGAGCCTGCCGTACTCCGTGGGAGTAGCCGGCATACCGATGACCCATGAGCCGGCAATGGTCCAATCAGGGCACGTGGCGATGCAACATCTGTTCGACTCGATCCGACCCGAGTCGCATTGGTGA